A genome region from Streptomyces sp. S4.7 includes the following:
- the yidD gene encoding membrane protein insertion efficiency factor YidD, translating into MKYPLLALIKLYQWTISPLLGPVCRYYPSCSHYGYTAIDRHGAIKGTGLTAWRILRCNPWSPGGVDHVPPRKRPRWHELLRNAWRGTKGGQSAAGVPSGDSASAPETPSPAAETSSNAQGA; encoded by the coding sequence ATGAAGTACCCGCTGCTGGCTCTGATCAAGCTGTACCAGTGGACGATCAGCCCGTTGCTCGGGCCCGTCTGCCGGTACTACCCGTCGTGTTCCCACTACGGCTACACGGCCATCGACCGGCACGGCGCGATCAAGGGCACCGGTCTGACGGCCTGGCGCATTCTGCGGTGCAATCCGTGGTCGCCAGGCGGTGTGGACCACGTCCCGCCGCGCAAGCGCCCGCGGTGGCACGAACTGCTGCGCAACGCGTGGCGCGGCACCAAGGGCGGGCAGTCCGCCGCCGGCGTGCCTTCCGGGGATTCGGCCTCGGCCCCCGAAACCCCGAGTCCGGCCGCAGAGACCTCGTCCAATGCTCAAGGAGCTTGA